A section of the Spirosoma pollinicola genome encodes:
- a CDS encoding thioredoxin family protein, with the protein MNRLLLFFAGFVLITVSAFRTTLPIDPAIRKVRNEPRHIKWLTIQEAYALTQKKPKKFVVDVYTDWCGWCKVMDRETFSKPAIVDYVNENFYAVRFNAEQTGDVTLGKQTFKYISGGSRGVHELAAALLKNQMSYPTTVFLDEKFNLIQPIPGYLEPRTFHQIITYFGENYHQKEPFDQYKTGTYKGFQSALTASK; encoded by the coding sequence ATGAACCGTCTGCTTCTCTTCTTTGCAGGTTTCGTTTTGATCACCGTAAGCGCATTTCGAACCACTTTGCCGATTGACCCAGCCATTAGAAAAGTCCGTAACGAACCCAGACATATCAAGTGGCTAACCATTCAGGAAGCGTATGCCCTGACGCAAAAAAAGCCCAAAAAGTTTGTGGTAGATGTATACACAGATTGGTGTGGCTGGTGTAAAGTAATGGATCGTGAAACGTTTTCGAAGCCCGCCATTGTCGATTATGTAAACGAAAACTTTTACGCTGTTCGGTTTAATGCCGAGCAAACGGGCGACGTTACTCTGGGAAAACAGACGTTCAAATACATTAGTGGGGGGAGTCGGGGTGTTCACGAACTGGCCGCAGCCCTATTGAAAAACCAGATGAGCTACCCAACGACGGTATTTCTTGATGAGAAATTCAATCTAATTCAGCCAATTCCCGGCTATCTGGAACCACGCACCTTTCATCAGATTATCACGTACTTCGGTGAAAACTACCATCAGAAAGAGCCATTTGACCAATATAAAACAGGCACATATAAAGGATTTCAATCGGCCTTGACGGCAAGTAAATAA